The following proteins are co-located in the Pararge aegeria chromosome 3, ilParAegt1.1, whole genome shotgun sequence genome:
- the LOC120636960 gene encoding predicted GPI-anchored protein 58, translating to MLTTSKEINLKNEVYFRWGGGTVVVWLQNAAGFARWGPTDERVEALLDAWRPRAKLRTPPPAPANAPPATPAPADDAAHPPPGPHAPHAPHTPHTPHTPHTPHTPADKRS from the exons ATGTTAACAACATCAAAAGAAATCAACTTAAA GAACGAGGTGTACTTCCGCTGGGGCGGTGGCACCGTGGTCGTATGGCTGCAGAACGCCGCGGGGTTCGCGCGGTGGGGGCCGACCGACGAGCGCGTGGAGGCGTTGCTGGACGCGTGGCGGCCGCGCGCCAAGTTGCGGACCCCGCCCCCTGCGCCCGCAAACGCCCCGCCCGCCACGCCCGCGCCCGCAGACGACGCCGCGCATCCGCCGCCCGGGCCACACGCACCGCACGCGCCGCACACGCCGCACACGCCGCACACGCCGCACACGCCGCACACGCCCGCCGACAAGCGCAGCTAA